In Leptolyngbya sp. CCY15150, a single window of DNA contains:
- a CDS encoding monovalent cation/H(+) antiporter subunit G, whose product MIDTLSYTLISIGLVFWFWGTWPLVGDRSVLFKLHSLSVSDTLGSMSIVVGLLLKIPREWPLLVLALISLAIWNTVLGYVLAYCSTRGGEDA is encoded by the coding sequence ATGATTGATACCTTGAGCTATACCTTAATCAGTATTGGTTTGGTGTTCTGGTTTTGGGGAACCTGGCCGTTAGTGGGCGATCGCTCTGTCTTATTCAAGCTCCATAGCCTATCCGTATCCGACACCCTGGGTTCCATGAGTATCGTCGTGGGGCTGTTGCTCAAAATTCCCCGAGAATGGCCGTTGCTGGTCTTGGCGCTGATTTCGTTAGCCATCTGGAATACCGTACTTGGCTATGTGTTGGCCTACTGTTCGACCCGAGGAGGAGAAGATGCCTGA
- a CDS encoding aldo/keto reductase, with the protein MQTRQLGQSDLQITPILMGTWQAGKRGWVGIEDDQVIAAIQAAVDAGITTIDTAEIYGDGYSEQLVAKALSDRRDRVVYATKVFANHMKYSEVLEACDRSLKHLQTDYIDLYQIHWPSGSFNSDVVPISETMRAMVELKEQGKIRAIGVSNFSRTQLEEAAEYGRIDSLQPPYSLFWRHVETDAMPYCIEHNITILAYSPLAQGLLTGKFGPDHQFAEGDIRAKNKLFQPEHYARAQAAIAQLRPLADKYGITLGQLALAWLMGQPQTCVIAGARNADQVRQNAIAADVQLDESDRKAIDEIGHSVADHLDDNPVMWSFG; encoded by the coding sequence ATGCAAACGCGCCAACTTGGACAATCCGACCTGCAGATTACGCCAATTTTGATGGGTACCTGGCAAGCAGGGAAACGTGGCTGGGTGGGCATTGAGGACGATCAGGTGATCGCGGCCATCCAGGCAGCAGTTGACGCAGGCATCACCACCATTGATACAGCAGAAATCTATGGTGATGGCTATTCAGAACAGCTCGTCGCCAAGGCGCTGTCAGACCGCCGCGATCGCGTTGTCTATGCCACCAAGGTATTCGCCAACCACATGAAATACTCTGAGGTGCTAGAAGCCTGCGATCGCTCTCTCAAGCATTTGCAAACCGACTATATTGATCTGTATCAAATTCACTGGCCCTCCGGCTCCTTCAATAGCGACGTGGTGCCCATTAGCGAAACCATGCGAGCCATGGTGGAACTGAAAGAGCAAGGCAAAATTCGCGCCATCGGCGTTTCCAACTTCTCCCGCACCCAGCTCGAAGAAGCGGCTGAGTATGGACGCATCGATAGCCTGCAGCCACCCTACTCGCTATTTTGGCGGCATGTGGAAACTGATGCCATGCCCTACTGCATCGAGCACAACATCACTATCCTGGCCTACTCACCCCTGGCCCAAGGATTGCTCACCGGCAAATTTGGCCCCGATCATCAGTTTGCGGAAGGCGATATCCGCGCCAAGAACAAGCTCTTCCAACCCGAGCACTACGCCCGCGCCCAAGCAGCGATCGCTCAACTGCGCCCTCTAGCAGACAAATACGGCATCACCCTAGGGCAACTGGCCTTGGCCTGGCTGATGGGACAACCCCAAACCTGCGTGATTGCCGGTGCTCGCAATGCCGACCAGGTGCGACAAAATGCGATCGCTGCTGATGTTCAGCTCGACGAGAGCGATCGGAAAGCGATCGATGAGATTGGTCATAGCGTCGCCGACCACCTAGATGACAATCCGGTGATGTGGTCATTTGGGTAA
- a CDS encoding Na+/H+ antiporter subunit E — protein sequence MIAYLDLLLRLVIWFLLTADGSLANIIIGICVALLLPRGYTASSTLRDWLHVLWEIIVAIPIAYKEAIEIMLRPHRHEAIAMQRVKPNRSPGLIFLDIFLITFTPKTIVLHYHDDGRYEVHQVARRTKP from the coding sequence ATGATTGCCTATTTAGACCTGCTGCTGCGATTAGTCATTTGGTTTTTGCTCACCGCCGACGGTAGCTTAGCCAATATCATCATCGGCATATGCGTAGCGCTTCTGTTACCGCGAGGCTATACGGCATCGTCTACCCTACGGGATTGGCTGCATGTGCTCTGGGAAATTATTGTTGCTATCCCCATCGCCTACAAGGAAGCAATTGAAATCATGCTGCGTCCCCATCGCCATGAAGCGATCGCCATGCAACGGGTAAAACCTAATCGTTCTCCTGGGCTGATTTTCCTAGATATTTTCCTGATCACCTTCACGCCCAAAACCATTGTTCTGCACTATCACGACGATGGTCGGTATGAAGTTCATCAAGTGGCAAGGAGGACGAAGCCATGA
- a CDS encoding cation:proton antiporter, whose product MAIPFFVGFSGYLLPKFHRYLALGIALMSLAYGLQQLWAPVPLTVQLLDQFGVTLFIDSLSGYFIVTNALVTAAVVLYCWQTGKSAFFYTQMIILHGSLNAVFICADFISLYVALEVIGIAAFLLIAYPRTNRSIWVALRYLFVSNTAMLFYLIGALLVYQSSHTFAFMGLQDAPTEAIALIMVGLLTKGGIFVSGLWLPLTHSEAETPVSALLSGIVVKAGVFPLVRCALMVEGMAPLLGIFGVGTAVLGVAYAVVETDTKRLLALSTISQLGFVLAAPAVAGFYALTHGLAKTTLFLISGNLPSRSFQTLRQTPLYAPLWAALAIACLSVMGFPLLAGFGAKVLTLKELEPWQAIALNLVAVGTAIALAKFLFLPVATQSKDAAPHAMHQSFWWAMILLLGSLVVANGLYLEVYTVTEMAKALLILGAGCLVHIVLVQRVVLKLPRMFERLDHLIGMMSLTLTALFWMVLT is encoded by the coding sequence ATGGCGATTCCATTTTTCGTGGGCTTTAGCGGCTATCTGCTGCCCAAATTTCATCGCTACTTGGCCCTCGGGATTGCTCTGATGTCTTTGGCCTACGGACTGCAGCAGCTATGGGCTCCTGTACCGCTCACTGTACAGCTCTTGGATCAGTTTGGCGTGACGCTGTTCATTGATTCCCTGAGCGGCTATTTTATTGTCACTAATGCTTTAGTGACGGCGGCAGTAGTTCTCTACTGTTGGCAAACGGGTAAGAGTGCCTTTTTTTATACCCAGATGATCATTCTGCACGGCAGTCTCAATGCTGTGTTTATCTGTGCGGACTTTATTAGTCTATATGTGGCGCTGGAAGTCATTGGGATTGCTGCCTTCTTGCTGATTGCCTATCCCCGCACCAATCGATCCATTTGGGTGGCGCTGCGCTATCTATTTGTCAGCAATACGGCGATGCTGTTTTACCTGATAGGGGCGTTGTTGGTTTACCAATCTAGCCATACCTTTGCCTTCATGGGATTGCAGGATGCTCCCACCGAAGCGATCGCTCTGATCATGGTAGGACTTTTGACCAAAGGCGGTATTTTTGTCTCTGGCCTATGGCTACCGCTCACCCATTCTGAAGCAGAAACGCCTGTCTCAGCTCTGCTCTCTGGGATTGTGGTGAAAGCGGGGGTATTTCCCCTGGTGCGCTGTGCCTTGATGGTGGAAGGTATGGCCCCCCTGCTCGGCATCTTTGGCGTGGGAACGGCTGTGTTGGGTGTTGCCTATGCGGTAGTGGAAACAGATACGAAGCGGCTCTTGGCCCTCAGTACCATTTCCCAGCTCGGCTTTGTGCTGGCGGCTCCGGCGGTGGCTGGGTTCTATGCCCTTACCCATGGTCTGGCGAAAACCACTCTCTTTTTAATCAGCGGTAATCTACCGAGTCGAAGTTTTCAGACCCTGCGCCAAACGCCGCTCTATGCACCGCTGTGGGCTGCCTTGGCGATCGCTTGTCTCTCAGTCATGGGATTTCCGCTATTAGCAGGATTTGGGGCCAAAGTTCTGACGCTCAAGGAATTGGAGCCTTGGCAGGCGATCGCCCTGAACCTCGTGGCGGTGGGGACAGCGATCGCCTTAGCTAAGTTTCTGTTTCTGCCGGTGGCTACCCAATCTAAAGATGCTGCGCCCCATGCTATGCATCAAAGTTTTTGGTGGGCGATGATCCTCCTGCTGGGCAGTCTGGTGGTGGCTAATGGTCTATATTTGGAGGTTTATACCGTCACCGAGATGGCCAAAGCCTTGTTAATTCTGGGTGCTGGCTGTCTAGTGCATATCGTGCTAGTTCAGCGAGTGGTCTTGAAGCTGCCGCGCATGTTTGAACGCCTAGATCATCTCATTGGCATGATGAGTCTGACGTTAACCGCTCTCTTTTGGATGGTGTTGACATGA
- a CDS encoding Na(+)/H(+) antiporter subunit B yields MKWIYIAAGIATYLKMLVLPNLALDTSELSIVEMVVQDTGVPNAVSGIIFRNRVYDTIFEVVVFTLAIMGVRFLLADEQPTTTIYQFTDHPSIVLARLGATIAALVSIELALRGHLSPGGGFAAGVAGGTAIGLVAITSSSQWMEAVYQRWHAATWEKIAVLIFIILAVLALVGIEPPHGNLGTLVSGGWIPILNLLVAIKVALGSWAAILLFIRHRGLL; encoded by the coding sequence GTGAAGTGGATTTATATTGCAGCGGGCATTGCAACCTATCTTAAAATGCTGGTCTTGCCTAACCTGGCTCTAGATACCAGCGAATTGTCGATTGTGGAAATGGTGGTACAGGATACGGGTGTCCCCAATGCTGTATCGGGCATTATTTTCAGAAACCGTGTTTACGACACAATCTTCGAGGTGGTTGTATTTACCTTAGCCATCATGGGAGTTCGCTTTCTCTTGGCTGATGAACAACCCACCACCACGATCTATCAATTTACCGATCATCCTTCCATTGTCCTAGCACGTCTAGGAGCTACGATCGCTGCCTTGGTGAGTATTGAACTCGCGCTACGAGGGCACCTGAGCCCCGGCGGTGGATTTGCGGCGGGGGTGGCGGGGGGAACGGCCATTGGTCTGGTGGCGATCACCTCGTCGTCGCAATGGATGGAGGCGGTCTATCAACGCTGGCACGCTGCCACCTGGGAGAAAATTGCCGTCCTCATTTTCATCATCCTAGCTGTCCTCGCCTTGGTGGGCATCGAGCCGCCCCATGGCAATCTGGGAACCTTAGTCAGCGGTGGCTGGATTCCAATTCTCAACCTGTTGGTGGCGATCAAGGTGGCGCTGGGATCTTGGGCGGCAATTCTGTTGTTCATCCGGCATCGAGGATTGTTGTAA
- a CDS encoding tetratricopeptide repeat protein, whose amino-acid sequence MLTSSIDDVIQSLTPRRKQVLENLLVGASDTEIAKEMGVSEPTVRKHIERICDVFTQALPDYHGQKLKRSDLIRVVAGHRPQMTVPQPQLHDEAQQLNQKGFNEYMAGNFAIAVQYFQAAIALRPDYANAHYNLGTTYERLQANEKAKSHYKKARDFQGKGAYAAICNLARLNILEGQPQAALQPLEDCLDDEIEEPLIRVSLHKNLGWALYLLGQYDRSLEQLHQAIALDPSSTASYCLLAQVYEATENLDYAKHYWKKCLDGCKSNLSDSTQRPWRWPEIDIWQAQAFQFLHNYSEPGKEHGTA is encoded by the coding sequence ATGCTTACGTCTTCCATTGATGATGTGATTCAGAGCTTGACGCCGCGCCGAAAACAGGTGTTGGAGAACCTTTTAGTTGGTGCATCAGACACGGAGATTGCAAAAGAGATGGGCGTGAGCGAACCTACCGTGCGCAAACACATCGAGCGGATTTGTGACGTATTCACGCAGGCATTGCCTGACTATCATGGGCAAAAACTCAAGCGATCAGACCTGATTCGCGTCGTTGCTGGCCATCGTCCACAGATGACCGTGCCCCAGCCCCAACTGCACGATGAAGCCCAACAGCTCAACCAAAAGGGGTTTAATGAATACATGGCTGGGAACTTCGCCATCGCCGTTCAGTATTTTCAGGCAGCGATCGCCCTCCGTCCCGACTACGCCAACGCCCACTATAACCTCGGCACCACCTACGAACGACTTCAGGCAAACGAGAAAGCTAAATCTCACTACAAAAAAGCTCGGGATTTCCAAGGCAAAGGAGCCTATGCAGCCATCTGTAACTTAGCTCGACTGAATATTTTAGAAGGACAGCCCCAAGCAGCACTACAACCCTTAGAAGACTGTCTAGACGACGAGATTGAAGAACCATTAATTCGAGTATCTCTCCATAAAAATCTAGGCTGGGCGCTATATTTACTGGGACAATACGATCGCTCCTTAGAGCAGCTCCATCAAGCGATCGCCCTCGATCCATCCTCCACCGCTTCCTATTGTCTATTAGCTCAGGTCTATGAAGCCACAGAAAATCTAGACTATGCCAAACACTATTGGAAAAAGTGTCTAGATGGATGTAAGTCTAATCTATCTGATTCAACCCAACGACCTTGGCGATGGCCAGAAATTGATATTTGGCAAGCACAGGCGTTTCAGTTTCTTCACAACTATTCTGAACCAGGAAAAGAACATGGAACAGCTTGA
- a CDS encoding ABC transporter ATP-binding protein has protein sequence MSSTDVEAPHAPEPQSSDRPIVVQVEALQKAYRTGFWLNQTVVPLKNCSLTVYQGETFGLLGPNGAGKTTLLKTLLGIVRPTSGRGLLLGQPLGDRTVKQRVGYLPENPYFYDYLTGWEFLEYAAGLFRIPRSVQKTRIPELLDLVGLAKSAAVKKQMRKYSKGMLQRVGMAQALINDPDVVFLDEPMSGLDPMGRYQIREIILSLKAQGKTIFFNSHVLSDVELICDRIAILAQGELLCVGSIPELVGVTEVYAVRVRGGNAEVLRQWIPDLEADDGVWHGHLKGEPQDFLASLRLMSAQLLSMQLARPSLEEFFVQQLRQRGIYTSH, from the coding sequence ATGAGTTCTACGGATGTTGAAGCACCCCACGCACCTGAACCCCAGTCTAGCGATCGCCCTATTGTGGTTCAGGTTGAAGCATTACAGAAGGCCTACCGCACGGGCTTTTGGCTCAACCAAACTGTTGTGCCACTCAAAAATTGTTCGCTGACGGTCTACCAAGGCGAAACCTTTGGGTTGCTGGGCCCCAATGGCGCAGGCAAGACGACGTTGCTGAAAACGTTGCTGGGCATTGTGCGTCCCACCAGCGGTCGCGGCCTGTTGCTGGGTCAACCCTTGGGCGATCGCACCGTCAAACAGCGGGTGGGCTACCTACCGGAAAATCCCTACTTCTACGATTACCTCACCGGCTGGGAGTTTTTGGAATATGCCGCTGGGCTCTTCCGCATTCCTCGGTCGGTGCAGAAAACCCGCATTCCTGAACTGCTGGACTTGGTGGGCCTGGCGAAATCTGCCGCTGTCAAAAAGCAGATGCGCAAGTACTCGAAGGGAATGCTGCAGCGGGTGGGCATGGCCCAAGCGCTGATTAATGATCCTGATGTGGTGTTCTTGGATGAACCCATGTCGGGTCTAGATCCCATGGGTCGCTACCAGATTCGCGAAATCATTCTGTCGCTGAAAGCCCAAGGCAAGACCATTTTCTTCAACAGCCACGTGCTTTCGGATGTGGAACTGATTTGCGATCGCATTGCCATCTTGGCTCAAGGTGAGCTGCTATGTGTCGGCTCCATTCCCGAACTGGTCGGCGTCACAGAGGTCTATGCTGTGCGGGTGCGGGGCGGTAATGCTGAGGTGCTCCGTCAGTGGATCCCCGACTTGGAAGCCGATGATGGCGTGTGGCACGGACACCTTAAGGGCGAACCCCAAGACTTTCTTGCTAGCCTACGGCTGATGAGTGCCCAGTTGCTGAGTATGCAGCTCGCTCGCCCAAGCCTAGAGGAATTTTTTGTGCAGCAATTGCGTCAGCGTGGCATCTATACCAGTCACTAG
- a CDS encoding DUF4040 domain-containing protein: MPEILTDEFYILAIALLLPLTACMLVSQVNPYHALVIRGILGAVAALVYALFGAADVALTEALVGTMLSITLYAVAVRSSMIMRLGVLDSKTTEHPLPSMDSVLAALRPPLDKYYLRLEVVPYSNLQDLHTALRDQEVHAICESLEPRQTQPASLTVDDSTLENHEPSYRLHIRVRRLYDILQAALPEAIAHLTYANLAPSSTAASQSTPSIANPLEGHL, translated from the coding sequence ATGCCTGAGATCTTGACAGATGAGTTTTATATCCTAGCGATCGCTCTTCTACTGCCCTTGACCGCCTGTATGTTGGTTTCCCAGGTCAATCCCTATCACGCCTTGGTGATTCGCGGCATTTTGGGAGCGGTGGCCGCCTTGGTCTATGCCTTGTTTGGGGCGGCTGATGTGGCCCTGACTGAAGCCCTAGTTGGCACCATGTTATCCATCACCCTCTATGCCGTCGCGGTGCGATCGTCGATGATTATGCGGTTGGGTGTACTGGATTCTAAGACCACTGAGCATCCTCTGCCATCGATGGATTCTGTGCTAGCGGCTCTGCGTCCACCGCTAGATAAGTACTACCTACGCCTTGAAGTTGTTCCTTATTCTAATTTGCAAGATCTCCATACTGCCCTGCGCGACCAGGAGGTTCATGCTATCTGTGAATCCTTGGAGCCACGGCAAACCCAGCCTGCATCATTAACCGTGGATGATTCAACCCTTGAGAACCATGAACCGTCCTACCGTCTGCACATTCGCGTTCGGCGGCTCTACGATATTCTCCAAGCCGCTCTGCCGGAAGCGATCGCCCATTTAACCTACGCCAATCTTGCTCCGTCTAGTACAGCAGCATCTCAGTCAACACCCAGTATTGCTAACCCCCTGGAGGGACACCTGTGA